A region of Selenomonadales bacterium 4137-cl DNA encodes the following proteins:
- a CDS encoding CC/Se motif family (seleno)protein has protein sequence MQFEITPAAREYIRNKGGVITVKLEKRQTGCGCCGATEVESPSVRLGAPQAEIDHYQKVTSSDAAIYVHSSLQNTSELTSPKIDVERTLFGRKLVLYGLTQE, from the coding sequence ATGCAGTTTGAGATTACGCCGGCAGCGCGGGAATATATTCGTAACAAGGGCGGTGTGATAACCGTTAAGCTGGAAAAAAGGCAGACCGGCTGCGGCTGCTGCGGGGCCACGGAGGTGGAGAGCCCGTCCGTACGGTTGGGAGCGCCGCAGGCGGAAATCGATCATTATCAGAAAGTGACTTCAAGCGATGCTGCTATATATGTTCACTCTTCGCTGCAAAACACGTCAGAGCTGACATCGCCGAAGATAGACGTGGAGAGGACGCTTTTTGGCCGCAAGCTTGTCCTGTATGGCCTGACCCAGGAATAA
- a CDS encoding metalloregulator ArsR/SmtB family transcription factor, protein MKDLLCDMCVEHCEHPETVCRAKAELLPENTVQQLAETFKILGDATRIKILCVLARREMCVCDIAETLSMGQSAISHQLRVLRGARLVKFRRDGKEAWYSLDDDHVVDLMRQGLEHITHT, encoded by the coding sequence AAGATTTGCTATGTGACATGTGCGTGGAGCATTGCGAGCATCCCGAGACGGTCTGCCGCGCAAAAGCGGAACTGCTGCCGGAAAATACGGTGCAGCAGTTGGCTGAAACGTTTAAGATTTTGGGGGATGCCACCCGGATTAAAATACTGTGCGTGTTAGCCAGACGGGAAATGTGCGTGTGCGATATTGCCGAGACGCTCTCAATGGGCCAGTCGGCCATTTCCCACCAGCTCCGGGTGTTGCGCGGCGCACGGTTGGTAAAATTCCGGCGTGACGGCAAAGAAGCCTGGTACTCCCTGGATGATGACCATGTTGTGGACTTGATGCGCCAGGGCCTGGAGCATATTACCCACACGTAA